A genome region from Methylohalobius crimeensis 10Ki includes the following:
- a CDS encoding universal stress protein, whose amino-acid sequence MQAYRHVLLAADFSEHGEEVAERAKDLADRYEAKLSVLHVVDNLPITDSIYGPIIPFDVDITEQLINASQEKLAQIGQKNNIPEDRRWVEVGNPKAEIVRVAAEEKVDLIVVGSHSRTGLGILLGSTAANVIRHANCDVMAVRLIEE is encoded by the coding sequence ATGCAAGCTTATCGACACGTCTTACTGGCAGCGGATTTCTCCGAGCATGGCGAAGAGGTGGCCGAACGGGCCAAAGACTTGGCCGATCGCTACGAGGCCAAGCTCAGCGTCCTGCACGTGGTGGACAATCTGCCGATCACCGACTCCATTTACGGCCCCATCATCCCCTTCGACGTGGACATCACCGAACAATTGATCAACGCCTCCCAGGAGAAACTGGCTCAAATCGGACAAAAAAATAATATTCCCGAAGATCGGCGTTGGGTCGAGGTGGGCAACCCCAAGGCGGAGATCGTGCGGGTGGCGGCGGAGGAGAAAGTGGATCTCATCGTGGTCGGTTCCCACAGCCGCACCGGCCTGGGCATCCTGTTGGGTTCGACCGCCGCCAATGTGATCCGCCACGCCAACTGCGACGTGATGGCGGTGCGCTTGATAGAGGAATAA
- a CDS encoding CBS domain-containing protein — protein sequence MEKNKTIIRVRHIMRTDFGSIDGIATVDEALRKMKELKTSVLVVEKRHDDDEYGLITSSDIARHVLARDRSPQRVNVYEIMEKPVIAVHPDMDIRYCSRLFARYNLVRAPVIDSRRVIGMVSPNALVLDGLYQLLE from the coding sequence ATGGAGAAAAATAAAACCATTATTCGAGTGCGTCATATCATGCGCACCGATTTCGGTTCGATCGACGGTATCGCCACCGTGGACGAGGCGTTGCGCAAGATGAAAGAACTCAAGACCTCGGTGTTGGTGGTGGAGAAACGCCACGACGACGACGAATACGGGTTGATTACTTCCAGCGATATCGCTCGCCACGTTTTGGCGCGGGATCGTTCTCCCCAACGGGTCAATGTTTATGAAATCATGGAAAAACCGGTAATCGCGGTCCATCCGGACATGGATATCCGCTACTGCTCGCGCCTGTTCGCCCGCTATAATCTGGTCCGCGCCCCGGTGATCGACAGTCGCCGGGTGATTGGCATGGTCAGTCCCAATGCCCTGGTGTTGGATGGGTTGTACCAACTGTTGGAATAA
- a CDS encoding P-II family nitrogen regulator, which yields MRFKLIIAFVQDSKTELILKTARDFGATGATVITSARGEGIERAKTFLGLTLEAQRDVVLMLVEEHLSRTILEAVAEAAEFDASPGTGIAFQIDVEDAVGVQHQMEKLTPLVEEEI from the coding sequence ATGCGTTTCAAATTGATCATTGCATTCGTACAAGACAGTAAAACCGAGTTGATCCTCAAAACCGCCCGCGATTTCGGGGCGACCGGGGCGACGGTGATTACCAGCGCCCGCGGGGAGGGCATCGAGCGGGCCAAAACTTTTCTGGGACTGACTTTGGAAGCCCAGCGCGACGTGGTGTTGATGCTGGTGGAAGAGCATTTGAGCCGAACTATCTTGGAGGCGGTCGCCGAGGCGGCCGAGTTCGATGCCTCTCCTGGAACCGGTATTGCTTTTCAGATCGATGTGGAGGATGCCGTCGGCGTGCAGCATCAAATGGAAAAATTGACCCCGCTGGTGGAAGAGGAAATCTAG
- a CDS encoding DUF1538 domain-containing protein → MNFIGLLESVLVAVRDILPIAVTILVFQLGVIRHPLPHLRRLLQGFLFVILGMALFLKGLETALFPLGEMMAAQLTGPGIPLGGGDWKDYGWVYLFAASLGFATTLAEPSLIAVALKAESISAGAIHPWGLRLAVSVGVAFGIALGTYRIVSGGSLVLYILAGYVIVLAQTVFAPRMIVGLAYDSGGVTTSTVTVPLVTALGLGLAKAVPGRNVLLDGFGLIAFASVFPIMAVLGYAQLVAWLAQQKR, encoded by the coding sequence ATGAACTTTATCGGGCTGCTGGAAAGTGTCCTGGTGGCGGTGCGGGATATTCTCCCCATTGCAGTCACCATCCTGGTATTTCAATTGGGCGTGATTCGGCATCCGCTTCCCCATCTGCGCCGATTGCTTCAAGGCTTCCTGTTCGTGATCCTGGGGATGGCCCTGTTCTTGAAAGGGCTGGAGACGGCTCTATTTCCGCTGGGGGAAATGATGGCCGCCCAATTGACGGGACCGGGTATCCCGCTTGGCGGAGGCGATTGGAAGGATTATGGTTGGGTGTATTTGTTCGCCGCCAGTCTGGGGTTTGCCACCACCTTGGCCGAACCGTCCCTGATCGCCGTCGCCCTCAAAGCCGAGTCGATCTCTGCAGGTGCCATCCATCCCTGGGGATTGCGGTTGGCGGTTTCGGTGGGCGTCGCTTTCGGGATCGCGTTGGGGACTTATCGCATCGTCAGCGGAGGCTCGTTGGTTTTGTATATTCTTGCAGGGTATGTGATCGTTCTAGCCCAGACCGTTTTCGCGCCCCGGATGATCGTCGGCTTGGCCTATGATTCCGGAGGCGTGACCACCTCCACCGTTACCGTGCCGTTAGTCACCGCGCTGGGGTTGGGTTTGGCCAAAGCGGTACCGGGGCGGAATGTGCTTTTGGACGGGTTCGGTTTGATTGCTTTTGCGAGTGTGTTCCCGATTATGGCGGTGTTGGGCTACGCTCAACTGGTGGCCTGGTTAGCGCAACAAAAGAGGTAA
- a CDS encoding DUF1538 domain-containing protein: MGASCLDLAPVLAVVLVFQLLVIRQPLPNVLDLITGMILVVVGLTFFVQGLEQALFPLGESMAYAFARKGSLVWLLIFAFALGFATTVAEPALIAVAAKAAEVAADGGMIESGEAARESYALGLRLTVGVAVGIALVIGVIRIVKGWPLHWLMVIGYGGVMGVTLIAPPEITGVAYDSGGVTTSTITVPLVTALGVGLAQSIEGRNPMVDGFGLIAFASLTPMIFVMLYGLWMG, encoded by the coding sequence TTGGGGGCCAGTTGCCTGGACCTGGCGCCGGTATTGGCGGTGGTTCTGGTATTCCAACTGTTGGTGATCCGCCAGCCCCTGCCGAACGTCTTGGACCTGATCACCGGCATGATTCTGGTCGTGGTGGGGTTGACATTTTTCGTGCAGGGCTTGGAGCAGGCGTTGTTTCCCTTGGGGGAATCCATGGCCTATGCCTTCGCGCGCAAAGGGAGCCTGGTTTGGCTTTTGATTTTCGCTTTCGCCTTGGGGTTCGCCACCACGGTGGCCGAGCCGGCGTTGATCGCGGTGGCGGCCAAAGCCGCCGAAGTAGCGGCCGACGGTGGGATGATCGAATCCGGCGAGGCGGCCCGGGAAAGCTATGCTCTGGGACTTCGTTTGACCGTCGGCGTGGCGGTGGGAATCGCTTTGGTGATCGGCGTCATCCGCATTGTCAAGGGTTGGCCCCTCCATTGGCTGATGGTGATCGGCTATGGCGGAGTGATGGGGGTGACGCTGATCGCGCCGCCCGAGATCACCGGGGTGGCTTATGATTCCGGCGGGGTGACCACTTCCACCATCACCGTGCCGTTGGTGACCGCTTTGGGAGTAGGGCTTGCCCAGTCGATCGAAGGACGCAACCCGATGGTGGACGGTTTCGGCTTGATCGCCTTTGCATCCTTGACGCCGATGATTTTCGTTATGCTTTACGGGCTCTGGATGGGATGA
- a CDS encoding winged helix-turn-helix domain-containing protein, with translation MSEKTQTSTKQARAAKRGATKQAPAKKTVAKAGGEVSRGEDIGVAAGRIWQCLDRVGDASPSKLAAETGLSTKEIQRAVGWLAREGKLIIERDGRTEVFRLA, from the coding sequence ATGAGCGAGAAGACACAAACTTCGACCAAGCAAGCGCGTGCGGCAAAACGGGGCGCTACCAAGCAAGCGCCTGCCAAAAAGACGGTCGCCAAGGCCGGTGGGGAGGTGAGCCGGGGTGAGGATATCGGCGTGGCGGCCGGTCGAATTTGGCAGTGTTTGGACCGGGTCGGCGATGCGTCGCCTTCCAAATTGGCGGCGGAAACCGGTCTCAGTACCAAGGAGATCCAACGGGCTGTCGGCTGGTTGGCTAGGGAAGGGAAGCTCATCATCGAGCGGGACGGGCGAACCGAGGTTTTCCGGCTCGCCTGA
- the minE gene encoding cell division topological specificity factor MinE yields the protein MALLDYFRSSRPRSAQVAKERLQILVAHERGMRDAPNYLPQLQQELLAVIRKYVNVDNDAISIQREQDEDREILELNIVLPESEETGRN from the coding sequence ATGGCATTGTTGGATTACTTCCGTTCTTCTCGACCCCGAAGCGCTCAAGTGGCCAAGGAGCGCTTGCAAATTCTGGTCGCCCATGAGCGCGGAATGCGCGACGCGCCCAATTATCTGCCGCAGTTGCAGCAAGAGCTGTTGGCGGTGATCCGCAAATACGTGAATGTGGATAACGATGCGATTTCCATTCAAAGGGAGCAGGATGAGGATCGTGAAATCCTCGAGCTCAATATCGTGCTACCGGAGAGCGAGGAGACGGGACGGAACTAA
- the minD gene encoding septum site-determining protein MinD has protein sequence MARIIVVTSGKGGVGKTTSAASLAMGLALRGYRTVVIDFDVGLRNLDLIMGCERRVVYDFVNVINEEAALRQALIRDKRCDNLFILPASQTRDKEALTKDGVGRVLEQLSKEYEYVICDSPAGIEQGAFLAMYYADDAVVVSNPEVSSVRDADRMVGILASKSRRAELGEAPIKEYLLLTRYVADRVKRGEMLAVDDVLEILALPLLGVVPESQAVLNASNEGVPVVLDDKSDAGQAYRDAVARYLGEDRPHRFISPEKKGLLSRLLGG, from the coding sequence GTGGCAAGAATCATTGTGGTCACCTCGGGCAAAGGGGGGGTCGGTAAGACCACCTCTGCCGCCTCTTTGGCGATGGGGTTGGCTTTGCGGGGATATCGAACGGTAGTGATTGACTTTGACGTGGGGTTGCGTAATCTGGACTTAATCATGGGTTGCGAGCGCCGGGTGGTCTATGACTTCGTCAATGTCATCAATGAAGAGGCGGCGTTGCGCCAGGCTTTGATCCGGGACAAGCGCTGTGACAATTTATTTATCCTGCCGGCTTCCCAGACCCGGGATAAGGAAGCCTTGACCAAGGACGGCGTGGGCCGGGTGCTGGAGCAGCTGTCGAAGGAATACGAATACGTGATCTGCGATTCCCCCGCCGGAATCGAGCAGGGCGCGTTCCTGGCGATGTATTACGCCGACGATGCGGTCGTGGTCAGCAATCCGGAGGTGTCGTCGGTGCGGGATGCCGACCGCATGGTGGGGATTCTGGCGAGCAAGTCGCGGCGGGCCGAATTGGGGGAGGCGCCCATCAAGGAATACTTGCTCCTCACGCGTTACGTGGCGGATCGAGTCAAGCGAGGTGAAATGCTGGCCGTGGATGACGTATTGGAAATCCTGGCGCTGCCTTTGCTCGGGGTCGTTCCCGAGTCCCAGGCGGTGCTGAATGCTTCCAACGAAGGGGTGCCGGTGGTCCTCGATGATAAGAGCGACGCCGGCCAAGCCTATCGAGACGCGGTGGCGCGTTATCTGGGGGAAGACCGGCCCCACCGTTTTATCAGCCCCGAAAAGAAAGGCTTGTTGAGTCGGTTATTGGGAGGTTAA
- the minC gene encoding septum site-determining protein MinC produces MTTHSNDRSRSSAVEIKGGSVTLPIIRLLSGDMVAVATQLARRVEQAPEFFRSAPVVIEASALADQSAVDLESLLKLLRELGMVAVGLRGGDDVLKQSAAALDLALLADTATPEPREAPPRPKVVATSAVAESEPPGRSLLIDQPVRSGQRVYAKGTDLIVLASVGNGAEIMADGHIHIYGTLRGRALAGVRGDTECRIFCQDLQAELVSIAGHYRVNEDLDDSVQRRSVQIYMRDTALIIEAL; encoded by the coding sequence ATGACCACGCATTCCAACGATCGCAGTCGCTCGTCTGCGGTGGAGATCAAGGGGGGGTCGGTAACTCTTCCCATCATTCGATTGTTGAGCGGCGATATGGTCGCCGTGGCCACGCAATTGGCGCGGCGGGTCGAGCAGGCGCCGGAGTTTTTCCGCAGCGCTCCGGTGGTGATCGAGGCTTCCGCATTGGCCGATCAATCCGCGGTCGATCTCGAATCGCTTTTGAAGCTGCTGCGGGAATTGGGAATGGTTGCGGTCGGTCTTCGAGGTGGCGACGACGTCCTCAAGCAGTCCGCCGCTGCGCTCGACCTGGCGCTGCTGGCCGATACCGCGACTCCGGAGCCCCGCGAGGCGCCGCCTCGGCCCAAGGTGGTCGCCACTTCCGCGGTAGCCGAGAGCGAACCGCCCGGCCGTTCGCTGTTGATCGATCAACCGGTCCGTTCCGGCCAGCGCGTGTATGCCAAGGGGACCGACTTGATCGTGCTCGCCTCGGTGGGAAACGGTGCGGAGATCATGGCCGACGGGCATATTCATATATACGGAACTTTGCGCGGGCGGGCCTTGGCCGGTGTGCGCGGGGATACCGAGTGCCGAATCTTTTGCCAAGATCTCCAAGCGGAGCTGGTTTCCATCGCCGGCCATTATCGGGTCAACGAGGATTTGGATGACTCGGTCCAGCGGCGCTCGGTCCAAATTTACATGCGGGATACCGCATTGATCATCGAAGCTTTGTAA
- the thiC gene encoding phosphomethylpyrimidine synthase ThiC produces MNAVPEQFQQNVRAKKAAIKPFPASAKIYIEGTREDLRVPMRQIEQAPTHTSSGPVENPPVYVYDTSGPYTDPNVEVDLTAGLPALRQAWIEARSDTDGLADLSSEYGRQRLEDTETAHLRFPGLRQPRRAKAGANVSQMHYAKRGIVTPEMEFIAIRENQNLAAMREAYGQRLHEGQSFGAHLPEEITPEFVRQEVAAGRAIIPSNINHPESEPMIIGRNFLVKVNANLGNSPVVSNIEEEVEKMLWAIRWGADTVMDLSTGKHIHETREWILRNSPVPIGTVPIYQALEKVDGKAEELTWEIYRDTLIEQAEQGVDYFTIHAGVRLPYIPLSVNRVTGIVSRGGSIMAKWCLAHHQESFLYTRFEEICEIMKAYDVAFSLGDGLRPGSIADANDEAQFAELQTLGELTQIAWKHDVQVMIEGPGHVPLHLVKENVDKELADCFEAPFYTLGPLVTDIAPGYDHITSAIGAANIGWYGTAMLCYVTPKEHLGLPDKEDVREGIVTYKIAAHAADLAKGHPAAQYRDNALSKARFEFRWRDQFNLSLDPEKALEFHDQTLPQESAKVAHFCSMCGPHFCSMKISQEVRDFAEQEAEAGMEEKSKEFRETGGEIYRKV; encoded by the coding sequence ATGAACGCCGTCCCCGAACAATTTCAGCAGAACGTTCGCGCCAAAAAGGCCGCGATCAAACCGTTTCCCGCTTCCGCCAAAATTTACATTGAAGGTACCCGCGAGGATTTGCGCGTTCCCATGCGCCAAATCGAGCAGGCTCCCACCCATACTTCATCCGGCCCGGTGGAAAATCCGCCGGTATACGTCTACGACACCTCCGGCCCCTACACCGACCCCAACGTCGAAGTCGATCTGACCGCAGGCCTCCCGGCCCTGCGTCAAGCTTGGATCGAAGCCCGCTCCGATACCGACGGATTGGCGGATTTGTCCTCCGAATACGGCCGCCAGCGCCTGGAGGACACCGAAACCGCCCATCTGCGCTTCCCCGGCCTGCGCCAACCCCGGCGCGCCAAAGCCGGCGCCAACGTGTCCCAGATGCATTACGCCAAACGCGGCATCGTCACCCCGGAGATGGAGTTCATCGCCATCCGCGAGAACCAGAATTTGGCCGCCATGCGCGAAGCCTACGGCCAACGGCTGCATGAGGGACAATCTTTCGGCGCCCATCTGCCCGAGGAAATCACCCCGGAATTCGTGCGCCAGGAAGTCGCCGCCGGCCGCGCCATCATCCCTTCCAATATCAATCACCCGGAGTCGGAGCCGATGATCATCGGCCGCAACTTCCTGGTGAAAGTGAACGCCAATCTGGGCAACTCCCCTGTGGTTTCCAACATCGAGGAAGAGGTGGAAAAAATGCTGTGGGCGATCCGTTGGGGCGCCGACACGGTGATGGACCTTTCCACCGGAAAACACATCCACGAAACGCGCGAGTGGATTCTGCGCAATTCCCCGGTTCCGATCGGCACCGTGCCCATTTATCAGGCCTTGGAAAAAGTGGACGGCAAGGCCGAGGAACTCACCTGGGAAATCTACCGCGACACCTTGATCGAACAAGCCGAACAAGGAGTGGACTACTTCACCATCCACGCCGGGGTGCGTCTGCCCTATATTCCCTTGAGCGTGAACCGGGTGACCGGCATCGTCTCCCGCGGCGGCTCGATCATGGCCAAATGGTGCCTGGCCCACCATCAGGAAAGTTTCCTCTACACCCGCTTCGAGGAAATCTGCGAAATCATGAAGGCCTATGACGTGGCCTTTTCCCTGGGCGACGGTTTACGGCCCGGCTCCATCGCCGACGCCAACGACGAGGCCCAGTTCGCCGAACTCCAAACCCTGGGGGAACTGACCCAGATCGCCTGGAAGCACGATGTGCAGGTGATGATCGAAGGCCCCGGCCACGTGCCCCTGCATCTGGTCAAGGAAAACGTGGACAAGGAGCTGGCCGATTGCTTCGAAGCGCCTTTCTACACTCTGGGGCCCCTGGTCACCGACATCGCCCCCGGCTACGACCACATCACCTCCGCCATCGGCGCCGCCAACATCGGCTGGTACGGCACCGCCATGCTCTGCTACGTGACCCCCAAGGAGCACCTGGGTCTGCCGGACAAGGAAGACGTGCGCGAAGGCATCGTCACTTACAAAATCGCCGCCCACGCCGCCGACCTGGCCAAGGGCCATCCGGCCGCTCAATACCGGGACAACGCGCTGTCCAAAGCGCGATTCGAGTTCCGCTGGCGGGATCAGTTCAACCTCAGCCTGGATCCGGAAAAGGCCCTGGAATTCCACGACCAGACCTTGCCTCAGGAATCGGCCAAGGTGGCCCATTTCTGCTCCATGTGCGGTCCCCACTTCTGTTCGATGAAAATCAGTCAGGAAGTGCGCGACTTCGCCGAACAGGAAGCCGAAGCGGGCATGGAGGAAAAGTCCAAGGAATTTCGGGAAACGGGCGGCGAAATCTACCGGAAAGTCTAA
- the moaB gene encoding molybdenum cofactor biosynthesis protein B: MTDQRQFIPLNIAVLTVSDTRTEATDASGKHLAERLTKTGHRLAEKAIVPDDIYRIRARVSAWIAAPEVQVVLATGGTGVTGRDGTPEAVAPLLDKVLDGFGEVFRMISYEDIGTSTLQSRALAGVANGTYVFCLPGSRNACATAWDKLIQTQLDYRTRPCNLVELMPRLTE; encoded by the coding sequence ATGACCGATCAACGCCAATTCATTCCCCTGAATATCGCCGTTCTCACCGTCTCCGACACGCGTACCGAAGCCACCGACGCTTCGGGGAAACACCTCGCCGAACGTCTGACCAAGACGGGCCACCGGCTGGCGGAAAAAGCCATCGTCCCCGACGATATTTACCGGATTCGCGCAAGGGTTTCGGCCTGGATCGCCGCGCCCGAGGTTCAGGTGGTTCTCGCCACCGGCGGCACCGGCGTCACCGGTCGAGACGGCACCCCGGAAGCCGTCGCCCCCTTACTGGACAAGGTATTGGACGGCTTCGGTGAGGTGTTTCGAATGATCTCCTACGAGGACATCGGCACTTCCACCCTTCAATCCCGCGCCTTGGCCGGGGTGGCCAACGGGACCTATGTCTTTTGTCTGCCCGGCTCCCGAAACGCCTGCGCCACCGCCTGGGACAAATTGATCCAAACGCAATTGGATTACCGCACCCGTCCCTGTAATCTGGTAGAGTTGATGCCGCGTTTGACTGAGTGA
- a CDS encoding NnrU family protein, producing the protein MLQLILAAAFFLGIHLGVSGTGLRFRLIESYGEKPYRIAFAIAASLGLIWLVYAWRGAPYLPLWGQPAVFRYLAVGLMPVAFYLVVVALTTKNPAMMGQENLLDRENGGIGPLRITRHPLMWGIALWALLHLLANGDWAALVFFGSFLVLTVKGTFDIDRKRLREYGESWQHYMEKTSNLPFQAIVQGRQKFDWRELSWWRIGVALVVYGGLLHAHARLFGVSPLGF; encoded by the coding sequence ATGCTGCAATTGATTCTCGCCGCCGCTTTTTTTCTAGGCATCCACCTGGGGGTTTCCGGCACCGGGCTGCGCTTTAGGCTCATAGAATCCTACGGGGAAAAACCGTACCGCATCGCCTTTGCGATCGCAGCCTCGCTGGGACTGATCTGGCTCGTCTATGCCTGGCGGGGGGCGCCTTATCTGCCCTTGTGGGGGCAGCCGGCGGTGTTCCGCTATCTGGCGGTGGGGCTGATGCCCGTCGCCTTCTACTTGGTGGTCGTCGCCCTGACCACCAAAAACCCGGCCATGATGGGGCAGGAAAATCTTCTCGACAGGGAAAACGGCGGCATCGGCCCATTGCGCATCACCCGTCACCCGCTCATGTGGGGCATCGCCCTATGGGCTCTGCTCCATCTGTTGGCGAACGGCGATTGGGCGGCATTGGTCTTCTTCGGCTCCTTCCTGGTCCTGACTGTCAAAGGCACCTTCGACATCGATCGCAAACGCCTCCGGGAATACGGCGAAAGCTGGCAGCACTACATGGAAAAAACCTCCAATCTCCCCTTCCAAGCCATCGTCCAGGGACGGCAAAAGTTCGATTGGCGCGAATTGAGTTGGTGGCGGATCGGCGTGGCGCTGGTGGTCTACGGCGGACTGCTTCATGCCCACGCCAGACTGTTCGGCGTTTCTCCCTTGGGGTTTTGA
- a CDS encoding DUF423 domain-containing protein: MRKNLFYAAVLAGLAVVMGAFGAHALKASLSGEMLSVWHTAVDYQMWHALGLGLIGCHPGASPLKDWSARLMLAGIGLFSGTLYLLALTDIQSLGMITPFGGLALIAAWILFALHLWRIPHA, translated from the coding sequence ATGCGTAAAAATCTGTTCTATGCCGCCGTTCTAGCCGGATTGGCCGTGGTAATGGGCGCCTTCGGCGCTCACGCCCTGAAGGCGAGTTTGAGCGGCGAAATGCTCTCGGTCTGGCACACCGCGGTCGATTATCAAATGTGGCACGCGCTGGGATTGGGGCTGATCGGCTGCCACCCCGGCGCCTCCCCGCTCAAAGATTGGAGCGCCCGATTGATGCTGGCCGGCATCGGACTGTTCAGCGGCACCCTGTATTTACTGGCGTTGACCGATATCCAATCATTGGGGATGATTACCCCCTTCGGCGGCCTGGCGTTGATTGCCGCTTGGATTTTGTTCGCATTGCATCTTTGGAGAATCCCCCATGCGTGA